The following proteins come from a genomic window of Gynuella sunshinyii YC6258:
- a CDS encoding paraquat-inducible protein A, with the protein MAVAATSLSEDFGTMMLYKAEQLNLVGCHVCGLVSEAGAIGKRCPRCHSPLHRRKHNSLVHTWALLVAAMALYIPANIQPVMYTQMLGSRTESTIMAGIMEFWKLGSWDIAVIIFIASVVVPCFKFIVLITLSVSVKLHSAWAMRERAKLYRITEFIGYWSMLDVVVVALVSALVKFKALSDIEPRMGILYFGLVVILTMLSAMSFDPRLIWDYKEHNESGQR; encoded by the coding sequence ATGGCTGTTGCAGCAACGTCTTTATCAGAAGACTTCGGAACTATGATGCTCTACAAGGCTGAGCAGTTGAACCTGGTCGGGTGTCATGTATGTGGACTGGTATCCGAGGCAGGTGCTATTGGGAAACGCTGTCCTCGTTGTCATTCTCCTTTGCACAGACGAAAGCACAATAGTTTGGTTCATACCTGGGCGTTACTGGTTGCGGCAATGGCGCTGTATATTCCTGCGAATATCCAGCCCGTAATGTATACCCAGATGTTAGGGAGTAGAACAGAGAGCACTATTATGGCCGGCATCATGGAGTTCTGGAAGCTTGGTTCATGGGATATTGCTGTAATTATATTTATAGCCAGTGTGGTCGTACCGTGCTTTAAATTTATTGTACTGATTACTTTGTCTGTCAGCGTCAAACTGCATAGTGCCTGGGCCATGCGCGAACGGGCTAAACTTTATCGTATCACCGAGTTTATTGGCTACTGGTCGATGCTTGATGTGGTGGTGGTGGCTTTGGTATCTGCTCTGGTTAAGTTCAAAGCTCTTAGCGATATCGAGCCGAGGATGGGGATTTTATATTTTGGTTTGGTGGTTATTTTGACCATGCTTTCGGCAATGAGTTTTGACCCGCGTTTGATATGGGATTATAAGGAGCACAATGAGTCAGGACAAAGATGA
- a CDS encoding paraquat-inducible protein A produces MRTYPHLTICEYCDRVYSRRILKSGEIARCYVCDAVLYRSERLDLMQWLALVIATLFVFLMANFFPVIRISFQGLQNEITLWQSVAVFMRTDVALIAVPILLVVIVIPAIQISLLLWLLAFSVLNRQAPFWRMLIKLLIALKPWSMIDVCMLGILVAVVKLSGYLDVAAGMGLWATAVLTWMMTLITNKSFEPIWLLQQRLYQKTSEL; encoded by the coding sequence ATGCGTACGTACCCTCATCTAACTATTTGTGAATATTGCGACAGAGTCTATTCTCGCAGAATTTTAAAATCTGGAGAGATTGCCCGCTGTTATGTGTGTGATGCGGTATTGTATCGTTCGGAACGGCTTGACCTGATGCAATGGCTGGCTTTGGTGATTGCAACCTTGTTCGTTTTTCTCATGGCAAATTTTTTTCCGGTAATTCGGATCAGTTTTCAAGGACTACAAAATGAAATCACATTATGGCAGTCCGTCGCAGTATTTATGCGAACTGATGTGGCGTTAATTGCTGTTCCTATATTGCTGGTTGTTATCGTGATTCCTGCGATACAAATAAGTTTGCTGCTTTGGTTACTGGCTTTTTCTGTTTTAAATCGACAGGCTCCTTTTTGGCGGATGCTTATTAAGCTTCTCATTGCCTTAAAGCCTTGGAGTATGATTGATGTTTGTATGCTCGGTATTTTAGTGGCTGTAGTGAAGTTGTCCGGTTATCTTGATGTTGCCGCTGGCATGGGTTTATGGGCTACTGCAGTGTTGACCTGGATGATGACGTTGATAACCAATAAAAGCTTTGAGCCGATATGGCTGTTGCAGCAACGTCTTTATCAGAAGACTTCGGAACTATGA
- a CDS encoding phosphatase PAP2 family protein, protein MNIHRRSVGLSALYVAIVSTSILISGCNNADDSNSENNETHAGYSKPGEPSGVGKAFVAVVPADQYPLPSITFAANNADSKLKYSINDNPYAYMLRGINDVWKGTSDAYQAAASGSGPDTYLENPIVDSETWVKNIKYVVDVTTNRTQNEAIRAFLDDRRSKNYSVIDGMGPLTEEYVKASGAYVDLPIPLVTDVTENSHYAIGGNDSEDYAGNSTGEALSAVVQLVKDFRSHIGKSSTSGSKYIYSTPRPWRMNDTGIVSYQGNESRDCTDANSDTNSINFDVYDSSVSVVPGLICQRRASLGGTVDSQSLRKDGGYPSGHTNAGILVSMAMAYAFPQRFSELVMRGSDLGESRILAGMHSPVDVIGARIMALAISAYVLTEATGADHADAAVNQAKEYFTQKANDAGMSLYDYAHQVLAENEVGSFTNGDNINLEVFNNNFYADHDAIKALYTERMTYGLPQDITAANQDPIVPEGAEALLKSRQPYLTSEQRRAVLYTTEIDSGYPLLDNSNGWGRINLLAAADGYGAFIGDVTVTMDAANGGFSAHDWWRNDITGAGKLTKDGTGQLTLTGNNQYSGGSVLENGTLEAESPSAFGTGDVYVKGGVLEVDSAGTLQLSGYLTMNAGNLKVSMDDDDSQITVNKAVYLDGTSLTLDMGTLTPAVGTQFTLLTAGKVEGEFKAIDAGDYTVSATYHDKSVELTVTAAK, encoded by the coding sequence ATGAATATACATCGTAGATCCGTTGGATTGTCCGCTCTATATGTTGCTATCGTATCCACTTCAATACTGATAAGTGGTTGCAATAATGCTGATGATAGTAATTCTGAAAATAACGAAACTCACGCTGGCTATTCAAAACCTGGTGAACCAAGTGGTGTTGGAAAGGCGTTTGTGGCCGTTGTGCCAGCTGATCAGTATCCATTGCCGTCAATAACTTTTGCTGCCAATAATGCAGACTCAAAGTTAAAATACAGTATAAACGACAACCCCTATGCTTACATGCTGCGTGGTATCAATGATGTCTGGAAGGGAACGTCAGACGCATATCAGGCCGCTGCTAGTGGATCAGGGCCCGACACTTACCTGGAAAATCCGATTGTTGATTCTGAAACCTGGGTCAAAAATATTAAATATGTCGTTGATGTGACGACTAATCGTACTCAGAACGAGGCAATCCGTGCCTTCCTGGATGACCGCCGTAGTAAAAACTATTCTGTTATTGATGGAATGGGGCCATTGACAGAAGAGTATGTTAAGGCAAGTGGAGCATACGTTGATTTACCAATCCCTTTGGTGACTGATGTAACGGAAAACAGTCACTATGCGATCGGTGGCAATGATAGTGAAGACTATGCAGGAAATTCTACTGGTGAGGCGCTCTCAGCTGTTGTGCAGTTGGTGAAGGATTTCCGTTCACATATTGGCAAATCATCTACCAGCGGTTCCAAATATATTTATTCTACGCCAAGGCCATGGCGCATGAATGATACTGGTATTGTCAGTTATCAGGGCAATGAGTCTCGCGATTGTACGGATGCAAACAGCGACACCAATTCAATTAATTTTGATGTGTACGACAGTAGTGTCAGTGTTGTTCCAGGATTGATCTGTCAGCGTAGAGCCAGTTTGGGTGGTACGGTAGATAGTCAGAGCCTGCGCAAAGATGGTGGTTATCCCAGTGGGCACACAAATGCTGGAATACTGGTTTCCATGGCAATGGCCTATGCGTTTCCTCAACGTTTTTCTGAGCTGGTAATGCGTGGTTCTGATCTTGGCGAAAGTCGAATCCTCGCAGGCATGCACTCTCCTGTTGATGTGATTGGCGCCCGTATAATGGCTCTGGCGATATCCGCATATGTGCTAACAGAAGCCACCGGGGCGGATCATGCTGACGCCGCTGTCAATCAGGCCAAGGAGTATTTTACTCAAAAGGCGAATGATGCGGGGATGAGCCTTTATGATTATGCCCATCAGGTATTGGCAGAAAATGAAGTTGGCAGTTTTACGAATGGAGATAATATTAATCTTGAGGTGTTCAACAACAATTTTTATGCTGACCACGACGCCATTAAGGCCTTATATACAGAGCGTATGACTTATGGTTTGCCGCAGGATATTACTGCTGCCAATCAGGATCCTATTGTGCCGGAAGGTGCTGAAGCTTTGTTGAAATCCCGTCAACCATATCTGACTTCTGAACAACGCAGAGCTGTACTATATACGACAGAAATCGACTCTGGTTACCCGTTATTGGACAACTCAAATGGTTGGGGAAGAATCAATCTCCTGGCCGCTGCTGATGGTTATGGGGCATTCATTGGTGATGTAACGGTCACAATGGATGCAGCGAATGGAGGTTTCAGTGCTCATGACTGGTGGCGTAACGATATTACGGGCGCAGGAAAGCTGACCAAGGATGGTACCGGGCAGTTGACTTTAACCGGTAATAATCAGTACAGCGGCGGATCGGTTCTTGAGAATGGTACATTGGAAGCTGAATCCCCGTCAGCCTTTGGTACCGGTGATGTTTACGTTAAGGGTGGTGTTTTAGAAGTTGACAGTGCCGGAACATTGCAACTGTCCGGTTATCTGACTATGAACGCGGGTAACTTAAAGGTTAGCATGGATGATGATGACAGTCAGATCACTGTTAACAAAGCCGTTTATCTTGATGGCACATCATTGACCCTGGATATGGGTACTTTGACGCCGGCTGTTGGAACTCAATTTACGTTATTGACTGCGGGTAAGGTGGAAGGCGAGTTCAAGGCTATCGATGCAGGTGACTACACGGTTTCTGCCACGTATCATGATAAGTCTGTTGAATTAACTGTCACAGCGGCAAAATAG
- the gorA gene encoding glutathione-disulfide reductase encodes MFDYDLLVLGAGSGGVRAARFAAGFGAKVGIIEELYLGGTCVNVGCVPKKLFVYGSELRSSFKLMKSYGLNVSEPDFDWPMLRDNKTREISRLNEIYNAMLTNAGVNIIHGRGVLKDRHHIQVGDDVYSARNILIAVGGWPFLPDIPGREHLISSNEVFYLDEFPKDIVIIGGGYIAVEFAGIFAALGANVQLHYRGPQILRGFDDEVREFAADQIAGNGVDIRCQSNLTKVEKTDNKRLKVTFSSEAEERVWECDQVLMATGRKPKTTDLGLEGVGVELDSSGAIKVDEHFRTSVDNIYALGDVIDRVALTPVALAEGMFVARHLFDDKTATAVDYSNIPTAVFSQPNIGTVGLTEEQAKLMHKRVLVYTSNFRPMKYTLSDKQERCFMKLLVCGQTDKILGAHMVGPDAGEIIQGIAIAIKAGATKKDFDQTIGIHPTSAEEFVTMRAPSRIHEE; translated from the coding sequence ATGTTTGATTACGATTTGCTGGTTTTAGGTGCTGGATCAGGTGGCGTAAGAGCTGCTCGGTTTGCAGCTGGTTTTGGAGCAAAAGTAGGAATTATTGAAGAGCTTTATCTTGGTGGGACTTGCGTCAATGTAGGATGTGTACCGAAAAAATTGTTTGTCTACGGCTCGGAGTTACGGTCCTCTTTTAAGCTCATGAAAAGCTACGGCCTTAACGTTTCAGAGCCCGACTTTGACTGGCCAATGTTAAGAGACAATAAAACCCGGGAAATCAGTCGATTGAATGAAATCTATAATGCGATGCTAACCAATGCTGGTGTCAATATTATTCACGGTCGCGGTGTGTTGAAAGATCGGCACCATATTCAAGTGGGTGATGATGTTTATTCTGCCAGAAATATTCTGATCGCTGTTGGCGGATGGCCATTTCTTCCTGATATTCCTGGTCGGGAGCATTTAATCAGTTCTAACGAAGTGTTTTATCTGGATGAATTTCCAAAAGATATTGTCATTATTGGTGGCGGTTATATCGCCGTGGAGTTTGCGGGTATTTTTGCGGCGTTAGGCGCTAATGTTCAACTCCATTATCGTGGACCGCAAATTCTTAGAGGGTTTGATGATGAAGTCAGAGAGTTTGCGGCAGATCAGATTGCCGGTAACGGTGTAGATATTCGTTGCCAGTCTAATCTGACAAAGGTTGAAAAAACCGATAATAAGCGATTAAAAGTGACGTTTAGTTCGGAAGCGGAAGAACGTGTGTGGGAGTGTGATCAGGTGTTGATGGCGACGGGAAGAAAACCTAAGACCACTGATCTTGGCCTTGAAGGTGTGGGGGTTGAGTTGGATTCGTCTGGAGCGATTAAGGTTGATGAACACTTCAGGACCAGTGTCGATAATATCTATGCATTAGGTGATGTGATTGACCGGGTTGCATTGACACCGGTTGCTCTCGCGGAAGGAATGTTTGTTGCGCGCCATTTATTTGATGACAAAACAGCCACCGCCGTTGATTACAGTAATATCCCCACGGCTGTATTTAGTCAGCCAAATATTGGCACGGTCGGATTGACTGAAGAACAAGCCAAACTTATGCATAAGCGTGTTTTGGTTTATACCTCAAATTTCCGTCCTATGAAATATACTTTGTCCGACAAACAAGAACGCTGTTTTATGAAGCTACTGGTTTGTGGTCAAACGGATAAAATACTTGGTGCGCATATGGTTGGTCCTGATGCTGGAGAAATTATCCAGGGAATCGCAATTGCTATAAAGGCAGGTGCTACAAAAAAAGATTTCGATCAGACAATTGGAATTCATCCTACCAGTGCCGAGGAATTCGTAACCATGCGTGCCCCCAGTCGAATACATGAGGAATAA
- a CDS encoding GNAT family N-acetyltransferase — MLLQHQSPGYKQRIRATIRELIKLHFDRNETVFGVVDEVHDHLAGIAFVSDIELKMDLSDQFMWRLKMFLTTGYECTKGFIQYLTEVQQAIPSKHHRMVNLIGVHPDYQRLGLGRMLMDSIHEYCAKDENSIGIFLDTGNRRYSDFYKSMGYKVFKTVKVGEIEEAVFHKPCEKHKNSVM, encoded by the coding sequence TTGCTGTTACAGCATCAAAGTCCGGGCTATAAACAGCGTATCAGAGCCACTATTCGTGAGTTAATCAAATTACATTTTGATCGCAATGAAACCGTTTTTGGGGTTGTGGATGAGGTCCACGATCATTTGGCAGGGATTGCTTTTGTATCTGATATTGAATTGAAAATGGATCTTTCTGACCAGTTTATGTGGCGCCTGAAGATGTTTTTGACGACTGGTTATGAATGCACGAAGGGATTTATTCAGTATCTCACTGAGGTTCAACAGGCGATTCCCTCAAAACATCATCGCATGGTTAATTTGATTGGGGTACATCCCGATTATCAGAGGTTGGGGCTTGGGCGCATGTTGATGGACAGTATCCATGAATATTGTGCTAAAGATGAAAACTCTATAGGTATATTTTTGGACACTGGTAATCGACGATATTCCGATTTTTATAAATCCATGGGTTATAAGGTTTTCAAGACGGTCAAAGTGGGAGAAATCGAAGAGGCTGTTTTTCATAAACCTTGTGAAAAGCACAAAAATTCTGTCATGTAA
- the gspM gene encoding type II secretion system protein GspM gives MNNLKLKWQQLAERERQVVIATAVLFSVLLVWFAIITPVLGYKSDKVSMLESRTELYDWLLKVGPQAKTIAQMSGVAASNSSDDGGALSSLVNKVARDQKLKLQRFENDGRNGLRIWFDDVEFDVFAKMMLELNKQGIVADQLSVESGKKSGIVNVRGVLVRQ, from the coding sequence ATGAACAATTTAAAACTCAAATGGCAGCAACTGGCTGAGCGTGAACGTCAGGTTGTAATAGCAACGGCAGTCCTTTTTTCAGTACTGCTGGTTTGGTTTGCGATAATCACTCCTGTGCTTGGATATAAATCCGATAAGGTTTCCATGCTTGAATCCCGCACAGAACTATACGATTGGTTGTTGAAAGTTGGACCGCAAGCAAAAACGATTGCACAAATGAGTGGTGTCGCTGCAAGCAATTCGAGTGATGATGGTGGAGCCCTGTCGTCCTTGGTTAATAAAGTCGCCCGCGATCAGAAGTTAAAGTTACAGCGCTTTGAAAATGATGGTCGCAATGGTTTGCGGATCTGGTTCGATGATGTTGAGTTTGATGTATTTGCCAAGATGATGCTGGAACTGAATAAACAAGGCATTGTCGCTGACCAACTGAGCGTGGAGAGTGGCAAGAAATCCGGCATCGTTAATGTCAGAGGAGTTCTGGTCAGACAATAA
- the gspL gene encoding type II secretion system protein GspL, with the protein MQDLLTIQLTEQQDTINWLLINQGHRQPDQSGSWEDLKSYLENEGSTEPKVALIIPIEKSVFLEMVLPPGQAKYAAKAIDFAVEEKLSQDPSLYHLVPRGKPKQGSLSVIAIDKEWFATQLQILKEAGLEVVQCFIDAEILVEAGAIHVIQTDRSMVVSSPSHCLSADVSWLGALLPKAMEQHEDKPLKLTLPENSEQENIIKAQVMLSADQELTTEYYTGTYLGFLVDKLLSSHPAHSLLIGEFGGKKEQSQWLNALKPAAIAATVLLVAGLSFQVVQGWQAARLSEAYLQANEKLCKDIFGPQKRCRENLIKREVQNLISQPTTTTSAASFLSLLEDFASIKGQETLISLRYTQDKQELLMVILDQDFQKLEQIKSKLEGKGYNVELSASQDKNMTRGNFRITGKVSS; encoded by the coding sequence ATGCAAGACTTACTCACGATACAGCTGACTGAGCAGCAAGACACCATAAACTGGTTATTGATTAACCAGGGCCATCGTCAGCCCGATCAATCAGGTTCTTGGGAAGACCTGAAATCCTATCTGGAAAATGAGGGGAGCACTGAGCCGAAGGTTGCTCTGATTATTCCAATTGAAAAATCGGTGTTCCTGGAAATGGTTCTGCCACCGGGTCAAGCGAAGTATGCCGCGAAGGCAATTGACTTTGCAGTAGAGGAAAAGCTCTCCCAGGATCCGTCGCTTTATCATCTGGTACCCAGAGGAAAGCCCAAACAAGGGAGTCTATCGGTCATTGCCATTGATAAAGAGTGGTTTGCTACTCAGCTTCAGATCCTTAAGGAGGCAGGGCTCGAAGTTGTACAGTGTTTTATTGATGCTGAGATTCTGGTTGAAGCAGGGGCTATTCACGTCATTCAGACTGACCGCTCCATGGTTGTATCTTCCCCCAGTCACTGCCTGAGTGCGGATGTCAGTTGGCTGGGGGCGTTGCTTCCTAAGGCCATGGAACAGCATGAAGATAAACCCCTCAAGTTAACTTTGCCTGAAAACAGCGAGCAGGAAAATATTATTAAGGCTCAGGTGATGTTGTCAGCGGATCAGGAGCTAACCACTGAATACTATACCGGCACATATTTAGGGTTTCTGGTTGATAAGCTGCTAAGCAGCCATCCAGCCCACTCTTTGTTGATCGGTGAGTTTGGCGGTAAGAAAGAGCAATCCCAATGGCTTAATGCGTTAAAACCCGCGGCTATTGCGGCAACCGTATTGCTGGTCGCAGGTCTCAGCTTCCAGGTTGTTCAAGGGTGGCAGGCGGCGAGACTCTCAGAAGCATATCTGCAGGCCAACGAGAAACTGTGCAAAGATATTTTTGGGCCACAGAAACGGTGTCGGGAGAATCTGATTAAACGGGAAGTTCAGAACCTCATCAGTCAACCCACAACCACCACAAGTGCGGCTTCATTTCTATCACTGCTGGAGGATTTCGCGTCTATTAAAGGCCAGGAAACGCTGATTTCCTTGAGATATACTCAAGACAAGCAAGAGCTGTTGATGGTTATTCTGGATCAGGATTTTCAAAAACTGGAACAGATAAAATCCAAGCTGGAAGGGAAAGGTTATAACGTTGAGCTATCTGCCAGCCAGGATAAAAATATGACGCGTGGAAACTTCAGAATTACCGGGAAAGTATCAAGTTGA
- the gspK gene encoding type II secretion system minor pseudopilin GspK, giving the protein MPTRNRLYVHHRGVALVQVLLILTLLSLVATNIQLAQRQSLDRSVSVLMRGQAREYLLGAEKMGAQLLYFDGTVTMPGSKYDNTKFDDLANQLWNGSSTDTDTDTGLIGPVLLGQGRETELEQGMAMVQVTDLNRRFNINWLSDQNPDADLMKSSFSRLLDALGINTALADSVRNWFHQDSGAEYLYTTKEPPYFPPVMPMSDISELRLVDGMTDDFYDKLKDYVCALPVDMRLNVNTASAEVLQTVSSSWTNDNIQKIVDSRKDAPFMSIDEMINTVGFTEDELKGLDEDMLTINSDYFLVHAEVDLEDRLGRLNIPFYIQSVLYRDQNNAVELLSRNLSVTPLDNTAVSETNTQTQVNIN; this is encoded by the coding sequence ATGCCGACGCGAAATAGGTTATACGTCCATCATCGCGGTGTTGCGCTGGTGCAGGTGTTATTGATCCTGACTTTATTGAGTCTGGTTGCAACCAACATACAGCTGGCGCAAAGACAGAGTCTGGATCGTTCTGTATCTGTGTTGATGCGTGGGCAGGCCAGAGAGTATCTGTTGGGGGCTGAGAAGATGGGGGCTCAGCTCTTATATTTTGATGGTACTGTGACCATGCCTGGATCCAAATATGATAATACCAAGTTTGACGACTTGGCCAATCAGCTCTGGAATGGTAGTAGTACAGATACAGATACAGATACAGGTCTAATTGGACCTGTTTTGTTGGGGCAAGGACGTGAAACCGAACTGGAGCAGGGCATGGCTATGGTCCAGGTCACCGATTTAAACCGTCGTTTCAATATAAACTGGCTGAGTGATCAAAACCCTGATGCGGATTTGATGAAAAGTTCATTTTCAAGGTTGCTCGATGCATTGGGAATAAATACTGCCCTGGCAGACTCGGTGCGCAATTGGTTTCATCAGGATAGTGGTGCGGAATATCTGTACACCACAAAGGAGCCTCCTTATTTCCCGCCGGTAATGCCCATGTCAGATATTTCGGAGTTGCGGCTTGTGGATGGCATGACAGATGACTTTTATGACAAGTTAAAAGATTATGTGTGTGCGTTACCGGTTGATATGCGGTTGAATGTCAATACTGCGAGCGCTGAAGTGCTGCAAACTGTATCCAGTTCCTGGACAAATGATAATATTCAGAAGATTGTTGACTCTCGGAAAGATGCTCCATTTATGTCCATTGATGAAATGATCAACACAGTCGGATTTACTGAAGATGAATTGAAAGGGTTGGATGAAGACATGTTGACCATTAACTCGGATTATTTTTTGGTACATGCTGAAGTTGACCTTGAAGATAGATTGGGGCGTTTGAATATTCCGTTTTATATACAGAGCGTGCTCTATCGTGACCAGAATAATGCAGTCGAACTGCTATCAAGGAATCTGAGCGTGACTCCTTTGGACAATACCGCAGTCTCTGAAACTAATACTCAAACACAAGTAAATATAAACTGA
- a CDS encoding type II secretion system protein GspJ, whose protein sequence is MKQQTGLTLVELLIAITVSAVLALYTLSLVSSVTDGRRRLEEANFHLDQLQRAESRIETDILELDPERPVKDDYGQTQNSIIANFETFLTFTRKGWSQSLLQLKDNPRSQLQRVSYELAAMSDERCSRAIIPNQRLDQKNLEGYCLIRAYYFHLEHSSYDDPKEVAILGYVKSLDFEFVYKDSDSNLVTTKEWPPAGATGDERPVLIKMTLEHQKYGEITREWLVPQGWPKGTDNADAK, encoded by the coding sequence ATGAAGCAGCAGACAGGCCTTACCCTGGTTGAATTACTTATTGCGATTACGGTTTCTGCGGTGTTGGCACTTTACACATTATCACTGGTGAGCAGCGTGACTGATGGACGCAGGCGCCTGGAAGAGGCAAATTTTCATCTGGATCAGTTGCAAAGAGCTGAAAGTCGCATAGAAACGGATATTCTTGAACTGGACCCTGAGCGTCCGGTAAAAGATGACTACGGTCAAACTCAAAATTCCATTATCGCTAACTTTGAAACTTTTTTGACGTTCACCCGCAAAGGTTGGTCGCAATCTCTCTTACAGCTTAAGGACAATCCACGAAGCCAATTGCAGAGAGTCAGTTATGAACTCGCGGCTATGAGTGACGAACGTTGCAGTCGGGCGATTATTCCTAATCAACGTCTGGATCAAAAGAATCTGGAAGGATACTGTCTGATTCGTGCCTACTATTTTCATCTGGAGCACTCCAGTTATGATGATCCAAAAGAAGTGGCAATTCTTGGTTATGTCAAATCACTTGATTTTGAGTTTGTTTATAAAGATTCAGACAGTAATCTGGTGACGACCAAAGAATGGCCACCGGCTGGTGCAACTGGTGATGAGCGTCCAGTTCTGATCAAGATGACGCTTGAGCATCAGAAATATGGTGAGATAACCCGTGAATGGCTGGTACCTCAAGGGTGGCCAAAAGGAACAGACAATGCCGACGCGAAATAG
- the gspI gene encoding type II secretion system minor pseudopilin GspI, whose protein sequence is MRRTRSNGFTLIEVMVALAIFALGAISLSLASSSAAESARRLEERMFARWVAKNEIAEIRLANTFPALDETKKTVKYVGREWTLKVKALPVPTMEDKVDYIRQVEVEVYLKQSPDQRIDLLVTYVGKV, encoded by the coding sequence ATGCGCAGAACCCGTAGTAACGGTTTTACCTTGATTGAGGTGATGGTGGCACTGGCTATTTTTGCTCTGGGAGCAATCAGCTTGTCATTGGCGAGTAGTTCGGCCGCCGAAAGTGCCCGACGCCTTGAAGAACGTATGTTTGCGCGTTGGGTGGCTAAAAATGAAATTGCCGAGATACGTTTGGCTAATACCTTTCCCGCATTGGATGAAACTAAAAAGACGGTCAAGTATGTCGGGCGGGAGTGGACACTCAAAGTGAAAGCGTTACCGGTACCGACGATGGAAGACAAGGTTGACTACATTCGGCAGGTTGAAGTTGAGGTTTATTTAAAGCAGTCCCCTGATCAGCGAATAGATCTGCTGGTGACGTACGTGGGTAAAGTATGA
- a CDS encoding prepilin-type N-terminal cleavage/methylation domain-containing protein, with translation MKRAETGFTLIELMVMLVILGVVVGAIATSVSVYDPVKQNKKLALSMQTQFDNAQQLAILTGQDIGLVMSGDQYLWLAGEMLTERTSGERYVNWSPDASAVESQLFEVHDIPEDVAYEFWVDDQELPLLDDLPDFSDEDDQPDQYINPITPLVVIRSDGESDPPFSIVIKYQENPVWLLDSDGYNPLELEAYAQNP, from the coding sequence ATGAAACGGGCGGAGACTGGCTTCACCCTGATAGAACTGATGGTGATGTTGGTGATCCTCGGGGTTGTTGTTGGAGCGATTGCCACGTCCGTATCAGTTTATGATCCGGTTAAGCAGAATAAAAAGCTGGCGTTGAGTATGCAGACGCAATTTGATAACGCCCAGCAGTTGGCGATTTTGACTGGTCAGGATATTGGTCTGGTAATGAGCGGAGACCAGTATTTATGGTTGGCTGGAGAGATGTTGACGGAGAGAACTTCTGGTGAGCGGTATGTTAACTGGTCTCCAGATGCCAGCGCAGTAGAGAGTCAATTGTTTGAAGTACATGATATTCCTGAAGATGTTGCCTATGAATTTTGGGTTGATGATCAGGAGTTGCCTCTACTTGATGACCTTCCTGATTTTTCTGACGAGGATGATCAGCCGGATCAGTATATCAATCCAATTACCCCCCTGGTGGTTATTCGCAGCGATGGCGAGTCTGATCCCCCATTCAGTATTGTGATCAAGTATCAGGAAAATCCGGTGTGGTTGCTTGATTCTGATGGTTACAACCCATTGGAGCTGGAGGCCTATGCGCAGAACCCGTAG
- the gspG gene encoding type II secretion system major pseudopilin GspG, giving the protein MMNNKQTGFSLLELMIAVLIMAAITGLVAPMYFGRQDEANQKLARTDLKTIETALDMYRLDNFVYPSTDQGLDALLNKPSGSPEAKNWRGPYIKTAPKDPWGNPYVYINNGSGSIEIVSYGKDGREGGEEADADISSIN; this is encoded by the coding sequence ATGATGAACAATAAACAGACTGGCTTTTCGTTACTGGAATTGATGATTGCTGTATTGATTATGGCAGCGATTACAGGATTGGTTGCACCGATGTATTTTGGTCGTCAGGATGAGGCCAACCAGAAACTGGCTAGGACGGATTTAAAGACAATAGAAACTGCACTCGATATGTATCGCCTGGATAATTTTGTTTATCCGTCAACTGATCAGGGTTTGGATGCCTTGTTGAACAAGCCTAGTGGCAGTCCTGAAGCCAAGAACTGGCGTGGCCCTTATATCAAAACAGCACCAAAAGATCCCTGGGGTAATCCATACGTATACATAAACAATGGCAGTGGATCTATTGAGATCGTTTCATATGGTAAAGATGGTCGCGAAGGCGGTGAAGAAGCCGATGCGGATATTAGCAGTATAAATTAA